The following are encoded in a window of Methylicorpusculum oleiharenae genomic DNA:
- a CDS encoding IS30 family transposase: protein MDIVLNRPRSNRTDANSKPLRQLKTAQVISLIEAQVRLDWSPEQVSGWLDKEHGTRLNHERIYQHIWTDKRAGGDLYKHLRQAHKKRRKKYGSKDKRGQIVGRVGIAERPAIVDEKSRVGDWEIDTVIGKNHVEAGVKYVKQNGFYGEEFNDWQALENYLKDWLDTLANQRLHGSTQQQPQVHYDREEKDKMQSYLTPACLPHQAVASETRQVDKTSLISWQSNKYSVPMAYQSAKVGVAVHAGQLLITDLASGDRIAEHVICLEKGHSSLKTPIITGIGSSVLRRWKPH from the coding sequence GTGGATATCGTCCTAAACAGGCCCAGATCAAATCGGACAGACGCAAACAGCAAGCCGTTAAGGCAGTTAAAGACTGCGCAAGTGATTAGCTTAATTGAAGCCCAAGTGCGCCTGGATTGGAGTCCTGAGCAAGTTTCGGGATGGCTGGACAAGGAGCACGGCACTCGCCTCAATCATGAACGGATCTATCAGCATATTTGGACGGACAAACGAGCGGGAGGCGATCTGTATAAGCACCTGCGCCAAGCCCACAAGAAGCGCCGCAAGAAATATGGCTCGAAAGACAAACGGGGGCAGATTGTCGGACGTGTCGGCATTGCAGAAAGACCGGCGATTGTTGACGAGAAGAGCCGTGTCGGCGATTGGGAGATTGATACCGTAATCGGTAAAAATCATGTGGAAGCCGGGGTTAAATATGTCAAACAGAATGGCTTCTATGGTGAAGAATTCAACGATTGGCAGGCACTGGAAAACTATTTAAAGGATTGGCTGGATACCCTTGCTAATCAGCGTCTCCATGGTTCAACACAGCAACAGCCTCAAGTGCATTATGACCGGGAAGAAAAAGACAAAATGCAGTCTTATTTGACGCCTGCCTGCTTACCGCATCAGGCGGTAGCCTCCGAAACCCGACAGGTTGATAAAACCAGCCTGATTTCCTGGCAATCGAATAAATACTCGGTGCCCATGGCCTATCAATCCGCCAAGGTAGGTGTAGCGGTTCATGCAGGGCAACTGCTGATTACTGATCTGGCCAGCGGTGACAGGATTGCTGAACACGTTATCTGCCTGGAGAAAGGTCACAGCTCATTAAAAACACCCATCATTACCGGGATAGGCAGCAGCGTGTTGAGGCGCTGGAAGCCGCACTAG